A genomic region of Anaerobaca lacustris contains the following coding sequences:
- a CDS encoding type II secretion system protein — MNQSTEDRGCGRGDEGFTLAELLTVLAVIAVLLAVLVPSLNAARRAARAVVCQSNLRSSGLAILAYCDAQDGYLPPAYGYVGSADLYAQPEEPVLGIRHWSGLLLSGRHVTEEALHCPEIPQGGLAPQNTEESNLDRGQTAGRTGVVDVQARRCAFTVNEALCPRNRFRTGFEGTQRPSRLVRLAQIRRQQRTVLLTEWPADWRIVSGPDSTLSHSHLPVHGFRGLGEMVGPDRYDLNMTVSDAARPCLSTGNYRKVNSNDLSISPNGLRRYPPRLDWVGRNHKGSAAQRGVKESNFFYLDGHTESKSVHRTIDETAFEWGDRIYSLTGHNSIK, encoded by the coding sequence ATCAACCAGTCGACGGAGGACCGCGGCTGCGGACGGGGCGACGAAGGCTTCACCTTGGCCGAACTCCTCACGGTCCTGGCCGTCATCGCCGTCCTGCTGGCGGTTCTCGTTCCTTCTCTAAACGCGGCTCGAAGAGCGGCCCGGGCGGTGGTCTGCCAGAGCAATCTGCGCTCCAGCGGCCTGGCCATCCTCGCCTATTGCGACGCGCAGGACGGATACCTTCCGCCGGCCTATGGCTACGTCGGCTCGGCTGACCTGTATGCGCAGCCTGAAGAGCCGGTCTTGGGAATCCGCCATTGGTCCGGACTGCTCCTGTCCGGGCGGCACGTGACGGAAGAGGCCCTCCACTGTCCCGAGATTCCCCAAGGAGGACTGGCCCCGCAGAACACCGAGGAGTCCAACCTGGATCGAGGCCAGACGGCGGGCCGGACGGGCGTCGTCGATGTTCAGGCGCGACGGTGTGCGTTTACCGTCAATGAGGCCCTGTGCCCCCGAAATCGCTTCAGGACGGGTTTCGAAGGGACGCAGAGACCCTCGCGGCTCGTCCGGCTCGCGCAGATCCGCCGCCAGCAGAGGACGGTTCTGCTGACCGAATGGCCCGCGGACTGGCGAATCGTCTCGGGCCCCGACTCGACCCTGTCCCACAGCCACCTGCCGGTTCACGGGTTCAGGGGGCTCGGCGAGATGGTCGGGCCGGACCGTTACGACTTGAACATGACGGTGTCCGACGCCGCGCGGCCCTGTCTGTCGACCGGGAACTACAGGAAAGTCAACTCGAACGACCTCTCCATCTCGCCGAACGGCCTGCGCCGGTATCCGCCGAGGCTGGACTGGGTAGGACGCAATCATAAGGGCTCCGCCGCGCAGAGAGGCGTGAAGGAGAGCAATTTCTTCTATCTGGACGGCCACACGGAGTCCAAGAGTGTCCACCGCACAATCGATGAAACCGCCTTTGAATGGGGCGATAGAATTTATAGTCTCACCGGTCACAACAGCATCAAGTGA